TCTTGTCCTCACTGTGAGCTTTAGGATTAGCAAACATGTTCATTAGTGAGCTTTACAGGTGCTGgtagccatttccccctgtttacagtctttatgctaagctaagctaaccagtcTACCTTCATATTTACTGGACAGTAATGAGAGAAGCATCAAGTTGTGGTTTTATAGGAGGTTATGTGCTAGACTATTTATTAGCTGGGAGCAGTTACCAAGCAACCAGCAGAGACTGGCCAAAAAATTGTCCGGCATATAAACCACAATTTGACATGTTTATACTTGCAATGTGATAATTACATATAACATGTTAGTTAGTGATCTTTTGAGATATTGCTAGGTAGATTTTGTGAACTTTAgatagagccaggctagctgtttgccCCGTTTCCaggctttatgctaagctaagctaactggctgctggttgTAGCTTCATATTCACATATAGGAGAGTGGTATTGCTTTTCTTATCTAACTTTCAGCAAGAGAAGTGAAtatgtgtatttcccaaaatatcaaactattcaTTTAACGTACCTTTAATATCTGTAATGTTTGCTTTTGATTCTGAAGGTTTTTGGTGCCTGGCTTTCCTCCAGTTAACGGCATGATATGAGggtaagccaactacctgtgaATCCACTCTCACTGTAATATAACAAGTCAGAGCTTTGCAGTAGCCACATTTATAGCTCTGTGACAGACGCATGGCCCTGAGTGTGATGTACTTATATCTGTCTGCACATAAACTGTAGATGTGGTTGTAcgaggaattaaaaaaacactcatATGATGTCGACCTGACAAGATGTGTCACGAGTTAATGTGCTGCACTGCAAGAAAACAGTACATTTATCAGCACTTCTTTTGAATCAGTAAAGTTTTGACCCATCTCTTGGTAGAACAATGGAAAAGAGACTGATTTTGTATTAGTCTGTTGGTACTCTTTAATCTAAAGTGTGTGCAGATAAATCATCTCTTTAATCTGAATACTGCTGCACAGATACATTTAACATTGTTCAACTTTTTATCACAAATCAAGACAGTTTGGTTAGAGGGAGCAACTGTTTGCTCTGATATCAACCGTTCATAATGTGTCTTAGAgattatgtgaaaaaaaaaacatttattagtgtatatattctgttaacACTTAAAAGGATGTGTAAATTGCCATCCTCACAGAAGAAACACTGTTGAATTATTGAATAAACATCTCATCTGACAAACACGATTCTTGTCTTCATTATTTAGATATTGTTAATGACAGCTTTATCTCTAAACAGAGGAGCTTCTTAGAGCTATTCTACTTCCCggtaaattgaattgaattgaattaatagGCACCTGTATTCAaatatgtgtgtttttctgcagcAAACAGAGCTCGGTTTGCATTGAAACACATGAAATGAAAAGCGTTCTCACTGTAGTGAATGGGGCCGGATGTAATGTTAGCCTTGAACTAGTCTACATTTACTTACACAGTGACGCTCCATTAGACCAGCTCCCTTCCTTTTAAAATACCTCTTGTAAAAATGGAAGACAAAACATAAATCACTTTAGATGCCTTGCACTCCAGTTACAGATACAGGTAAGAGCATGCTTCTGTAATGACGTGTTTTATCTCAATGAATCTGTACTTGTAATTCAAAAGACAGCAACCATTCAAATTAAGAAATTCAAAGGTGTACCATTTATGAATGTTGTATTagtttgttgatttgtttaagaTGTAAAAGTTAGATTTTTCTAATGAAAAGGGTTGCAAAATTACAAAAGGGTATATACagaaaaaatctgaactttgctgtaaaatagttttttattcCTGTAATGTAATGGTAACTGTTCGGAAATGTTTGTCTGAatgtttgagtattttcattacagtttttttttttttttttaaaatactatatCATCAAATATGTCCCTGAATTAAAAATGGAGTCCAAATGTCTCACAAAGTAAAACCTTAtctgtcaaaatgtaaaaaaaaaaatacaactgaTAAACCGAGTCAATAAAATATCCATAAAACTTAAATAAAGTTGTGTCACATACATTAAGTTTTATTATATTCTGATTTAAACAAATAccaatcaaaaagaaaaaaaattaaagtggTCCACAGTACGTACTAAATGGTATTCATACCTGACCACAAAGAACATACAGTATTGAACAattcaagaaaaaagaaagctggtgtactgtatgtgtaaactGAAGTATCTGTTGCACCTCCATTTAATaaccttttacatttttaaaaactttttagaAGCCTAAGAAAATGTAACTCCTGACTATGCTCTACTCTTAAAATGGTTACTTGCCTCTCTTCATTGAGCATTCAATTTGGCAACTTATGTATGTTCAAATATGTCCTTTCATCACCCTCAAAAGCACATTTTATAAATAGAGTAAGGCTTTCCAACACATTTGAGCAAAGGCATTTTTAGTGTTAAATGCTTTGAAGAGGCCTATTACCATCTGCACCAAAGTCCCATCACCACAGGTAAAATGTTATCTCATCACCACATAGTCCAGTACGTTCCACAGCTGCAACAATTAAAATGTCCATTTCTAACATGGTCTTTGAGGCCTCGGTGAACATTTTCCACTGGCCTAAATGAAGGCCAGTGAATCCACATTTGATCCTTTAAGGCTTTCCTCTCTAGTCAGGCTCACACCTGCAATCTATGACAAATTGGATTATCCACAAGCAAATTCCATCAATTGAGATCGATGGAATTACAATTAGGGTCAGTGCATTCAGAGAGCAATGTGTATTGCTCTTATTCCCTGACTTTGGATCTGAGCTGGTGACACTTAGGACACTGGTCAAACTACCTGCTAGATTCTAAAACCGATTGATATTGCTCAAGCCATGCCACCTCTTGGACTAGAAAACAAGACTTTCTTTACCTGCCAAGTGTCACATGTCGGATTTTTTAATTATAATCCTTAAGATTTCCATGAATTAAAACCCAATTTTTGGTTTTCTCATTTTCAGCATTAGCCGTTCTATGTAAATAAAGTCAGTTATTAACTCTCAATACAGTGGTTTTTCTGGACTCACAGCATTCAATTTTATCTCAGCGTCACTAAGTGCATTTCCATCCACATCTAAAAAATTGGCGGTTAaaaaactatgttttttttacacttgaAGAGATGAAAACatcagatctgtgtggagggATGAGGAGACTGACGTTCTTTAAATTTCATGACATCAAACTAACAAATGCCATATTTCCATTTATCACAGTATTAAAATCACATTTGCTGTTACACCACTAATGATTTGTGTTGACAAATCGACTAGGAATTAAATCTTAAGGATTGTAACTTTAACTGAGGCTACTCATGGTCCTACAGCCTTTGAATGTCCTTCACAGTTCCAGTCTGAGCAGGAACTTGGCGAATAGCCAGTCTAAACGACCAAAAGACAAAACATACCTAAACAAACTAATTCACCTATCTCATTTAAAAATAGTATTTACCCAATGTGAAAGTGTCCAACTCTGATGGTCACATTAAGGCAAAATAATagtaatgttttttaaaagcagCAGATGCCACCGTTCACTAATGCCACTGTTCTAAGGCAAATCATCTGCAGCACTTGGCAAAAGCCTATTGCAACGACAAGAATACAGCAAATGAAGATGTGACATAATCACAAACAGTCCATCTTGGCACCCGGACTGCAAAAAACGTTCTGGACTTCAGTTTTGAGTTCACATTATTTAGTCTTTGAAGCAGGAAATGGTCAGACATACTGCATGAAGAACTCAGTCTCTTGGTGTCGTCTCGCCAACTCTTATGAAGTGCTTTGTGTCGAGTTGTCGCTGCTTAGTTTGATAggttttctttcttgttttttgCACAACAGCTCATTATTCTCAGTCAACACCATGAgggaaacaaaaaaataacattttgacaACGTAGCTTACAACAGGATGTCCTCAAATATCGATAAACGTAATATCCGtgcacaaaagaaaatgtggaaGTGGTAAAGAGGAGTTCATGCTCGTTTAGGTCCAGCCAATAGGAGGGCAGACCAGGAAGTCCTCAGCAGCAGAGCTCAGATAGGCTTCCAGCTTTCACACAATGTACTGGTACAAGTCTGCCTTGCCGTGGTCGGGTGTTGCAAAGGGGTTCAGCCAGGCTATAGAGAACGGATGACCAAACACCACCTTCATATTCATCCATTTTGACCTTTTGGCCCATCGTCTCTCCTCCTTCTTAAGCTGTTCGATACCCTGCAGGTATATAAGATGTAAGAAACAGAAGATGCAAGTCTCCAGCCCTGATTCATGCTCAAAGGGGATTCAAAATGAAGCATGTTTTCTAATCTTTCACTTATTCTCTCAAAAGGTCTTAAATCGAGGTTAGTGTGACTCACTAAGCATTTTctgatgtgacacacacacacacacacacacacacacacacacacacacaaaaacagggcAGAGAACTGCAGGCCCCATTAGATTGAAATGGATGATCTTTGTAGTGAATATTATAACAGTGTGAGTCATTGTCATGGGTGGTTTGAGCGGATACGCTATGAGGAAATGCACTAATCTCAACCTACCTGTAAGCTATACAGTGAGAGAATTACCTGCTCCTGCTTACATCTGTGCTCGGATTTAGTTAACAGACAATTAATTCATGACTTATTTTCAGAAATGCTATATAAATGACAGAAAGACCTACCAATAATTCATATCAAAGATGAGTGATACGGTCGTAAAATGACTGCTGTTTTCACTTACCGTCTCGTCGCTGCAGATGGAGTGGACCTGGGTCCCAAACATGACTGCAGTGAAGATCAGAAAGAGGAGACCCTCAAAgcagaggaggatgaggaggacgaCAGTTGCTGGGGGAGAGAAGTTACTGCACTCTGGAGAGGGAGAGCCAAAGATATGGCATGTTAAAAAGAAGACTTTGTTACCCATATGAAACCTTACAGCTACAAAATGGGAGTTAAGAGTCTTGCTAAAATGGCCCAGGTTATTTAATAATACAGTCAGCTATACCAGAAGATAAGCAAATACATAATGATGGTAAATTCTGGCAATAGAACGTTGACATTTATAAGTTGAAGTACATTCATAAATCAGTGTACGTGTGCAgctttccattttcttttttaagaatgtCTATCCCAACGAGTCTCTTTGGGGTATAATCATCTATATTTGCACATGAAGTTGGATGGTGGTAAAACAGTACAGTCCCTGAGTGAATTTGGAAATTTAGCAGCCACTACATCAGTATATCACTTACTTGTCCAGTCTTCTTCAAagcagaaaacaaaatggaaggCCACCAACATTAGGGAATGGAAGGATATTAGTGCAATATACATCTGGGGAGGGAGCATAGATTTAGTGTTAAAATAATCATAATCACAACAAAAATTAtctcaaatgttttatttaaaaaaaaaatgtttttatctctgttaaattatattttatatctaTATGATTAAAATTAGGGTTGTATAATTGTTAAGATATATGCAGTAATAAATATAATGCATACAGTGTAAGAGGCAGGTACAGATGTGAGGTATGGGCACAGCATTATAGTTAATGCGAGAATGAGCCTGTTATTTTGTCTGTTATGTTTAAcccattttaaaaaatatttatagaGGCTATACTACATAAACTACTCATTTATTTtgctttcttttgtttgttttgtgtcctTCATGTTCATCATGTTCTGTGTTCTCTTGTACCGGcttattttaaaagttgtgTGAACAATAAGAGAGCttcaaacatatacagtatgatgaTTATTTTTGCATAGTAACATCTGGGCTCCGCTGTTCAAAGACTCACTGTGAAGAGCACAAAGTATTTCTGGTTGTTCTCTCCGACACAGTTGTTCACCCAGGGACAGTGGTGGTCCATCTTTTTGATGCAGCGTTTACACACACTGTGGACACATACATAAAGATTAAGAGAAAGATGTTGAAATGGAATGAAAATATTGCAGGCAAACTATGACATTTTGGAGCAAAAACAATCTGAATATGGAGTATATTTATCTATtaacagagtaaaaaaaacctgaaaacaacatacacacaaacagtcaaTCCACCTTTAGCAGCACGTTGACACCGACTGATGTGAGAGACAGGAACAGACTGCTCTCAGTCATTGTGAACTgtgtctgttagtgtgtgtgtgtgtgtgtgtgtgtgtgtgtgtgtgtcgagtgTGTATGAGGGGTTATTTATCTCACAGAATTGCATCTGCTTGACAACGCAAGTAAGGTCTGACAACTCACAATCTATCATCTGACAAAGCAGAAAGCCATCTATGATCTAACCGTGTGCTTTGTTTACACGCTTTCTGAGCAAAatctatatttaaaaaaactgccGTCTTGTGTGTAATATGTTATTGTGATGGGTCATTAAGGACAAGAGTATCATTGCAGTGTATCATCTGAACCACCCACAGGAATGACTCATAAAAAAATTATCCATTTCATTCAAACTGTCACCCATTTTTCCCCCTGAGACAGAATGACTCACTAGTTTACAATTCAATAATACTACAGTGTTTTTGTGCTTTTCATCCCTCAAGATCCCAGGAAAACCATTGAGCAGCCACAGAACAAGGAACTCCTTATCATCCACCTGCAAAGTCTGCAGGGAAATgctacataaaaacacacagggGAGGCAGGAGAACCACCAGTGCAGGAACAAACACAGATGAGAAGAGGAGTCATCAGGACTTTCTCCAGAGTGCAGACTTCAGCAAAACACTCTCATTGCCCAGACCCACATCTTAAAAAGTTGCAGCGTTTGTAATCTTCCCTACAAtctacacattcacacagagtGCTGTACCTGCAGTGGTGAGCTCTGTCAGGCTTTATGCTGCAGCACTTGGGACACTTGTACACAACCTGTCCTGGTTTGAGCTGCAGGCTTTCGATGAATTCTTTGGTAGCGTTCCCTTTAGGCACAGCtccctgagagagagggggggtgggggggagatCCGTTGACAAGgaattaaattgtattttacaGGGTTTcctggatggaaggatggaaatTTGCCCTCACAGCAAAAACTATTTACTTGTGTGAAAAAAGTGTGGTTTGGCTTTATCACTCAACCAAGAGTTTAAACTAgaacaaaacataacaaaaaaacaattataattAGGGCATAATTAAGCCAGTAGGGGGCCCCGGGTCATAAATAAGCAGTGGGTCCCAATAGATACTGGAATACATGTGTACATGGAATCATTCAACaaactgaaatataaaaaaaaggtattaaaaCTAGATTGTGACACATGCATCAAAAGCTACAACAAAAAGTATTACAGTGGCTTGCATAACtttacacacccatgctaaagttgactaaaaagaggaataaaaaaacatcttttggaaattgatctttaGGAataatccaacctttaaggacaccaattttctttgtgaatgaataatgtatcgtaaataaataaatgttcttccttaaaatacaggaggCATAAGTATACAAaaccctatgttaaattcccatagaggcaggcagatttttatttttaaaggccagttttaaAGTATTTAGAGATAGTTTATACGAAGATGTATGCCTGTCCATGATTCAGTTTTTATAAAGTAACCTAATCTGACTGACCGGGTCTGTGCACATCGCCTTGGCATGAGAGGCGAGGGCGAGGAAAGCGAGGCCGTTGAAGATCACCCCGTTGAAGAGGCTGTAGATCACGTTCTTGGCAGGCAGCAGCATGACGAACACCACCACAAACTCGGCGTAGAAGACCAGGAACCAGGTGATGACCCCGCACACGATGCCACAGCCGTCACGGATGAACCACATGGTGTCGGAGCCGGTGCGGAGCGGGGGAGGGGCGCAGTGCTCAGGCCTCAGGTAGCCAGCTTGCCTCTCAATGTCCCTGGTGCGGTGCGCCGGACTCTTCATCCTACAACGCCCGTGGCTCCAACCACATACTGCGAGGAGTGAcgagagacagatggagagcaAGAGGGGgagcaaaagaagaaaatgaaagaatGAATTAGGTGAGGGATTTGGATGAGGGAAGGTATCGGTGTAGGGCTGctactaacaattattttcactaTCACATAATCTGTTTATTAGGTTcttgattgatttattgattggtctataaaatgtcagaaaataatgaaaaatgtgcTCTACAGTTTTCCACAGTCCAATGTGACgcttttaaatgtctttgttttttccGACCAACAATCCAATCAAAACCTCAAAATTATAGATTTTCTGCCACGTAAAACAACGAAAAACTGTTAATCCTGAAGAAGCTGGAACAAGACAATGGTTGGTATTGACTAATCTTTCAGCTCTACATAGGTTTCCTGTCTGCATTACAGCAATATCACAGTGTACGAATGGCTGTCCCAGTCCCACaacacttaaaggtgctgtaggtaggattgtgaagatccaggatttagccaaagaatttgaacatcgacaacttctcagtccctcccccctttctgctaaaacccaacctccccccacaagggagaatgaatgcgtgtgcatgagcagtgattgacacacagttagacaccccccctggccatgattggagcatctgaacagggagctgtggatttttgcaaatcgcactacaggctgtaggtgtgccagaggagccggattttttttatttttttattaccagCTTCatatagttctactggaacatagggtcagtttcaaatatgacagaaagattgttttataagtcttacctactgcatctttaagagTCTGTGTAAACCATCTAATGAGTGCTCTCCATCCTTGAGGAATATAAATAAAGACAGAGGCTAATAAGTCCACAGAGTGAATCAGCAAATTATGTTGAGGACAATACAAAGCAGGAAGCATTAACTGAAGGAGGAGCAAACTTAAACTGGTCTAATCCCAACAGGCCAAACAATCCACCAAGATTTCTCTTGCAGCGAGGTTTATGAATAAGCAATTGAGCAGGTCTGATTGTGTGTAGACAAAGATGATGCGGCTTCAAATGGGACCATCAGTCCTTAAGGCGTATAATTTCCAAGAACTGTAAGCTGGAGGTGTGTTCTAATAATCTTCAGTTTATATTGTCACGTATCTGCACTCTCAAGTCAGTTTTTCTGCAGACGTTCTCAGATCTTTTCATTAAAAATAAAGTTCTTTAttgcttacttttttttttttgtaccctTAAAATTAGATACAGGATATAAAAGATGGAGACACCTAAATCTTAAcggtttggtgttttaagcccccaacatcgtcttccaggcagcactgcctggaaggcactaggattaggcaatggttagggttaaggttatggcgtagacacaccaacccgattatcggccgtcggacagtctggggaggtcggtgactcgagtctgtttggtgtgttaaGTTAGAAGCTTTTTGCTTAAGCGCCCAAATTGGAATAGCCTTAAAGAATGTGATTCGTCCATTGAACAATACTTTATAAAGATTCAAAACAGTGAATATACAAAAAGACTTGTATCCATTTGTATAGTGAGTGTTGTCTTGTATGGTGCAAGAAAACACCCTTCATGTCAAACAGAAATGGGAGGGGGAGCTCAAATTAGACATAAGTGAAGAGATTTGGATAAATATTTGTACAGAAACTCATAAAGTCACTAACTCAAATGTTTGGAGAGAGTTTCAATGGAAAATAGTAAATAGATACTTTAGAACTCCCACCATTCTCTCCAAAATTGATCCTAACAAGTGCATGTTGGAGGAAGTGCGTAGAGGAGGCTGCAAGCCATACACATATATTTTGGACATGCCCACTCATGGACAACTTTTGGTGGGGGATTTTTGACCTCCTTGATAAAAATAATGGGCAGGCGCCTGCCCAGGGACCCACTGCTAGCCATCCTTGGGGTCTTCCCAGATGTGGCGGAGAGCCGGAAAAAGAAATACGTGCTGCATATTTTTcttgcagcagcaaaaaaaaaaaaaaagaaaaaaaaaaaaacaataacactgAGCTGGTTTAAAAAAGACCCTGTAACACATGATACCTGGCGATTAGTAGTCAGGGGAATCTATATAATggaaaaaaattacttttatgCTAAGATTACAAAATGCAGAATTTATGGATCGATGTCACCTTGGCTGGATTGGAGCGGGAAGGCACAGGGATAGGAGGTtttgggtattttttttttatttttacagctcTTACAGCCCTTCTATGTAACTGTATGTGATACAGAGTGGCTGTGGCTGTTAATGTCAATGACATGGTATTTAAATTGCTACTTTTGGAGTGCGTTTCCTTGTTTGTTTTGCGTAAAAAGATAAAACCGATGCAGCTGTCGGAAAATATGTTCCACAAGGGTACAGGTAAGAAGTGTTTGTATGAGTAATGTTGTGGGTAACATAGACCGGAGAATAAGAGACAACTGGATTCAAAACAAAAGAACaactgaacaaaaatatatatatatataaaaaaataatatatatatataaaaaagatctTATTTTGCACCATCTCAGCCTCTTAATTAGGCTAATTCTTTGATTCATCGGCATTTGAAAGTCTCCAATagtattgtcattgtgagcatgttagcatgctgatgttagcatttagcttaaagcGCCAGCATGCACAGAGTCCTGTTTGTGATGTTAGTGGAGGTGGTCTTTGTTTCAGGCGTGTTTCAGTAATGTGTGACCTGCAGGGACTTTCTAGCAataatacagaatacaaaattATACAGTGTATTTGAACAGGATGTCTTGAAACATAACCCTTTCTGTTTTACAATaggaaaaacaaacatgaagatAACAAAGATGATAAAACTCAAGAGTTACACAACGAGCACAACAGgtcttaaaatgaataaaagatgGTAAATTGAATTTGCCAGGTTCAGATGGCCTAGCCTACAGGCAAATAGCTGATTTATGATAGCTGTAAATTTCTACAGTTTAGTTCTTGACAACCTGAATGTATCCGTCTGTGTGACTGCAAACATTCCAGCAATTCCAACTACGAAAACAACTGGGAGACGGGGGCATTGTCTTGACAAAAAGTGTACTTCCTGGTTGGAATAACTATTCTAAAATACAGTATGACAAACCCAAACCTACGTAACCTCTTGACCCTTTTAACCACACAGCAGGAGTCAGGTCAGGTGTGTCTGCGAgaggcagacacacaggcacgcaaACAAACTGTACTTTATTAGCTACAATTTAGAAGTGCTTGTTCTTTAGTATTTCCATGTTGTACTTCTTTTTACTTCACTTGAAAAAAACTTTAGGCAACTTTAGGCAAAGACAAAGAGAACTGAACACAGCACATCAGTTCTCAGATCTCTGTACTGGCTTCAGGTGGGTCATTGAAAATAGTTTAAATTACTGGCACTTGTCTATAAATCTCTGAATTAGAGCTAAAAAACATCTCTGACTGTCTTTTACAGTATCAGCCCTCTCAGGCTATCTATTAGCATTGTGCTAACTGCTGTCAGAGTTCAAACTAATCCAGGAGAAGCAGGATTTAGTTACCACGCCCTGACTTTGACCACATTTTAATCCAAGTTTATGCTTTTTACTGTATTTGAACTGAACATCTATCCTTATCTAATATTTATGTATCCTTTTTAGTTTCTTAcgcattttaatgtttaatatgcatTTCAATGTCTTAGGCTGTATttccttttaaatgttttaatgtaaagcactttaaatgcCCTTACCTTGCTTAAATTTATGAAGGTAACAGTATAGTTTGTATACATTATGCAGATTAAGATATTACATTACAAAAAGATGATTTTGTAGGGTGTGGACTTCAAAATTTGATGCTTTGTTAAGGTTTAAAACTAACTGTATATTGCTCCACCTTGACAAGCTACAACAATTACATGTTACTTACATGCTAATACATCAGTTATAATAATCAGATAATACACCATCTTAAAAGGGgggattaattaattaattgattcattACATTTTCACTTGTCTATAAGTCAATGTAagattaaatcatttcatttcatgATCTTGGAAGAATACTTTTTAAACTCTTAACTGTTCTAACGGTTAGTGATTCATGTGCCCGTTTACCAGTATAGCCATATCTGATTCAGCGGGAGCAGCCCATTTCAAGAAGAACTTGTTCCAGTGAGGGGGAGACAGGACGCTGGATAACGGCTTGTAATGTAATTGTTATATGAACTGCTTCAACTTTTCAATACATTAGAAACAAAGATGCTTAGATGGCCCTAAAAACCTGTGTTTACTGAAAATGCAGATGATGGGACTTCCTACAACAAAGTAACGAAAGACCTGGAGTGAAACTAACTCCAAAACCAGAGTTCATTAACACCAACTAAGTCAGTGGGTTTTTTGGTAGAATGGAGAACGAGTCTATAGATTTCTCTCAGTGAATAGCTGCTTTTtacaatgaaaacaagtgaatgACTTGATTCTAACAGAAACAACCCAAAGAAACAACAGTTAATAGTTTCTGTGTTGAAATGCCACCACTATGATGCCCT
The Sander lucioperca isolate FBNREF2018 chromosome 14, SLUC_FBN_1.2, whole genome shotgun sequence genome window above contains:
- the zdhhc3b gene encoding palmitoyltransferase ZDHHC3 — encoded protein: MKSPAHRTRDIERQAGYLRPEHCAPPPLRTGSDTMWFIRDGCGIVCGVITWFLVFYAEFVVVFVMLLPAKNVIYSLFNGVIFNGLAFLALASHAKAMCTDPGAVPKGNATKEFIESLQLKPGQVVYKCPKCCSIKPDRAHHCSVCKRCIKKMDHHCPWVNNCVGENNQKYFVLFTMYIALISFHSLMLVAFHFVFCFEEDWTKCSNFSPPATVVLLILLCFEGLLFLIFTAVMFGTQVHSICSDETGIEQLKKEERRWAKRSKWMNMKVVFGHPFSIAWLNPFATPDHGKADLYQYIV